The following proteins are encoded in a genomic region of Zea mays cultivar B73 chromosome 9, Zm-B73-REFERENCE-NAM-5.0, whole genome shotgun sequence:
- the LOC103639126 gene encoding beta-adaptin-like protein C, protein MLSMAKSIKRIVFTEIQFYRRRRRSLSRSLNKSTKSLNSFPASPRPNHRHRVRDHKPPHRDHRRRCGVLSRRRASCTGQARLAGADEMSGHDSKYFSTTKKGEIPELKEELNSQYKDKRKDAVKKVIAAMTVGKDVSSLFTDVVNCMQTENLELKKLVYLYLINYAKSQPDLAILAVNTFVKDSQDPNPLIRALAVRTMGCIRVDKITEYLCDPLQRCLKDDDPYVRKTAAICVAKLYDINAELVEDRGFLEALKDLISDNNPMVVANAVAALAEIQDSSVRPIFEITSHTLSKLLTALNECTEWGQVFILDSLSRYKAADAREAENIVERVTPRLQHANCAVVLSAVKIILLQMELITSTDVVRNLCKKMAPPLVTLLSAEPEIQYVALRNINLIVQKRPTILAHEIKVFFCKYNDPIYVKMEKLEIMIKLASDRNIDQVLLEFKEYATEVDVDFVRKAVRAIGRCAIKLERAAERCISVLLELIKIKVNYVVQEAIIVIKDIFRRYPNTYESIIATLCESLDTLDEPEAKASMIWIIGEYAERIDNADELLESFLETFPEEPALVQLQLLTATVKLFLKKPTEGPQQMIQAVLNNATVETDNPDLRDRAYIYWRLLSTDPEAAKDVVLAEKPVISDDSNQLDSSLLDELLANISTLSSVYHKPPESFVSRVKAAPRADDDEFADTAETGYSESPSQGVDGASPSSSAGTSSNVPVKQPAAASPPGPVVMPDLLGDLMGMDNAIVPVDEPAAPSGPPLPVLLPSNTGQGLQISAQLTRRDGQIYYDISFENGTQGVLDGFMIQFNKNTFGLAAGEALQVTPLQPGQSTRTLLQMNTFQNISPGAPNSLLQVAVKNNQQPVWYFNDKIPLHVFFGEDGKMERASFLEAWKSLPDDNEFTKEFPGSVISSIDATVERLAASNVFFIAKRKNANMDVLYLSAKMPRGIPFLIEVTAAVGVPGVKCAVKTPNREMVPLFFEAMEALTK, encoded by the exons ATGTTATCAATGGCCAAAAGTATAAAGCGTATTGTATTTACAGAAATCCAATTTTATCGTCGTCGACGTCGATCCCTCTCTCGTTCTCTCAACAAATCGACGAAGTCCCTGAACTCATTTCCAGCCTCTCCGCGCCCCAACCACCGCCACCGCGTGCGAGATCACAAGCCTCCACACCGTGACCACCGGCGCCGCTGCGGCGTCCTGAGCAGGCGGCGAGCCTCGTGCACAGGGCAGGCTCGGCTCGCCGGGGCGGACGAGATGAGCGGGCACGACTCCAAGTACTTCTCTACCACCAAGAAGGGGGAGATCCCCGAGCTGAAGGAGGAGCTCAACTCCCAGTACAAG GACAAGAGAAAAGATGCTGTCAAGAAAGTGATTGCTGCTATGACTGTAGGAAAAGATGTCTCATCATTGTTCACTGATGTTGTGAACTGCATGCAGACTGAGAACTTGGAGCTCAAGAAACTAGTATATTTGTATCTCATCAACTATGCTAAAAGTCAACCTGATCTTGCCATTCTTGCTGTGAACACATTTGTTAAG GATTCACAAGACCCAAACCCATTGATTCGTGCTTTGGCTGTTAGGACAATGGGTTGTATCCGTGTGGACAAAATCACAGAGTATCTCTGTGATCCACTTCAAAGATGTCTCAAG GATGATGATCCCTATGTACGGAAGACTGCAGCTATTTGTGTTGCTAAACTTTATGATATAAATGCTGAGCTAGTAGAGGATAGAGGATTTCTGGAGGCCCTTAAGGATTTAATATCTGACAATAATCCTATGGTTGTTGCAAATGCTGTTGCTGCTCTGGCAGAGATTCAAGATAGTAGTGTTCGTCCAATCTTTGAAATCACCAGCCATACACTGTCAAAGCTTCTGACAGCTCTGAATGAATGCACAGA GTGGGGTCAAGTTTTCATTTTGGATTCTTTGTCAAGATACAAAGCAGCAGATGCCAGGGAAGCTGAAAACATAGTGGAACGAGTTACACCCCGTCTCCAACATGCAAATTGTGCGGTTGTTCTTTCTGCTGTCAAG ATAATCCTTCTACAAATGGAGCTCATTACGAGCACGGATGTAGTCAGGAATCTCTGTAAGAAAATGGCTCCCCCTCTTGTTACTCTTTTGTCAGCAGAGCCTGAAATTCAGTATGTAGCCTTGAGGAACATTAATCTGATAGTTCAAAAGAGGCCTACAATACTCGCTCATGAGATTAAG GTTTTCTTTTGCAAGTACAATGACCCTATATATGTTAAGATGGAAAAACTGGAGATTATGATAAAGCTTGCCTCGGATCGAAATATAGATCAG GTGCTCTTGGAATTCAAAGAATATGCCACAGAGGTTGATGTTGACTTTGTGCGGAAAGCCGTTCGTGCGATTGGGAGATGTGCAATTAAATTGGAGAGAGCTGCTGAAAGGTGCATCAGCGTtttgcttgagctgattaagataAAAGTTAATTATGTTGTTCAGGAAGCTATAATTGTTATCAAAGACATCTTCAGACGCTACCCTAACAC GTATGAGTCTATCATCGCTACACTTTGTGAAAGTCTGGACACTTTAGATGAACCAGAGGCTAAG GCATCCATGATTTGGATAATTGGAGAATATGCCGAAAGAATTGACAATGCTGATGAACTTCTTGAGAGTTTCTTGGAAACATTTCCTGAAGAACCAGCATTAGTTCAACTGCAGCTGCTAACCGCTACTGTTAAATTGTTTCTTAAGAAGCCAACTGAGGGGCCACAACAGATGATACAG GCTGTTCTCAATAATGCCACAGTTGAAACAGATAATCCTGATTTGAGGGACAGAGCTTATATATACTGGCGACTTCTGTCTACTGATCCTGAG GCTGCGAAAGATGTAGTTTTGGCAGAGAAACCTGTGATCAGTGATGACTCCAACCAGCTTGACTCATCACTTCTTGATGAGCTGCTAGCAAACATTTCTACCCTTTCATCAGTTTATCATAAGCCCCCAGAATCATTTGTCAGCCGTGTCAAGGCAGCTCCTAGGGCTGATGATGATGAGTTTGCTGATACAGCTGAAACAGGGTATTCGGAGTCCCCATCCCAGGGAGTTGATGGGGCGTCGCCTTCCTCTAGTGCTGGTACTTCTTCTAATGTACCCGTGAAACAGCCGGCGGCAGCATCCCCACCTGGTCCAGTGGTAATGCCAGACCTTTTAGGTGATTTAATGGGTATGGATAATGCTATTgtccctgttgatgaacctgcagCACCTTCTGG CCCTCCGCTACCTGTCTTACTGCCTTCGAATACAGGTCAAGGGCTGCAGATTAGTGCACAACTAACACGGCGTGATGGCCAGATATACTATGATATATCTTTCGAGAATGGCACCCAGGGTGTCCTAGATGGATTTATGATTCAGTTTAACAAGAACACATTTGGTCTTGCTGCTGGTGAAGCACTTCAG GTTACTCCACTGCAACCAGGCCAATCAACAAGGACACTTTTACAAATGAACACGTTCCAGAATATCAGCCCTGGTGCACCAAACTCGCTATTACAAGTTGCTGTGAAAAATAATCAGCAGCCAGTGTGGTACTTCAATGACAAAATTCCACTGCATGTTTTCTTTGGTGAAGATGGAAAAATGGAACGAGCTAGTTTTCTTGAG GCCTGGAAATCTTTACCTGATGAcaatgaatttacaaaagaattcccGGGCTCTGTAATCAGCAGTATAGATGCTACAGTTGAGCGCCTTGCAGCATCAAATGTGTTCTTTATAGCCAAGCGGAAAAATGCAAACATGGATGTTCTGTATCTGTCCGCGAAGATGCCCCGCGGAATCCCCTTTCTTATAGAGGTTACAGCTGCGGTTGGTGTTCCTGGTGTGAAATGTGCAGTCAAAACTCCAAATAGAGAGATGGTTCCTCTCTTCTTTGAAGCTATGGAGGCTCTCACCAAGTGA
- the LOC100276512 gene encoding uncharacterized protein LOC100276512: protein MSSEKLVLLAQDGKTISLAVIPAAASSEATATFRLIVEQRYRSGGAGGDANEVDKIEDVVCRVAVGELCAAAVDRAFEDLVARLEHPTLRPEVATSARDATARVRARYAEEGAQLSGVEFVNSFKTDSEETGSDLELDEESWAHGWRSGSDCQYDQDPAALISDDEDGAQFSARPYDGALAREGGPSDGTLLLSGFQARSDGPELADQHELTPRDVQRLVRLAFDGGDVDSDDAYQRALDGGAPVSRVTRAVVLDQGLRSATARQQQPTPPSGMPPRMRTGWW, encoded by the coding sequence ATGTCGTCGGAGAAGCTCGTGCTGCTCGCGCAAGACGGCAAGACGATATCCCTGGCCGTAATCCCCGCGGCCGCGTCGTCAGAGGCAACGGCCACTTTCCGGCTCATCGTCGAGCAGAGGTACCGCAGCGGCGGTGCGGGAGGCGACGCCAACGAGGTCGACAAAATAGAGGACGTGGTGTGCCGCGTCGCCGTCGGCGAGCTGTGCGCGGCGGCGGTCGACCGCGCGTTCGAGGACCTGGTGGCCAGGCTCGAGCACCCGACGCTGCGACCGGAGGTCGCAACGTCGGCGAGGGACGCGACCGCGCGCGTCCGGGCGAGGTATGCGGAAGAGGGGGCTCAGCTCAGCGGCGTCGAGTTCGTCAACTCGTTCAAGACGGACAGCGAGGAGACTGGGAGCGACCTGGAGCTCGACGAGGAATCCTGGGCGCACGGCTGGCGCAGCGGCAGTGACTGCCAGTATGACCAGGACCCGGCCGCCCTCATCAGCGACGACGAAGACGGCGCCCAGTTCTCGGCGCGGCCGTACGATGGCGCCCTCGCTCGGGAGGGCGGGCCGAGCGACGGGACGCTGCTGTTATCGGGATTCCAGGCGCGCTCCGACGGCCCCGAGCTCGCAGATCAACACGAGCTGACGCCGCGGGACGTGCAACGCCTCGTGCGCCTCGCGTTCGACGGGGGCGACGTGGACAGTGACGACGCGTACCAGCGGGCGCTGGACGGCGGCGCACCAGTGTCTCGTGTCACGCGCGCCGTCGTGCTCGACCAGGGGTTGCGTTCGGCgacggctagacagcagcagccaACGCCGCCAAGCGGGATGCCGCCTCGGATGCGCACCGGATGGTGGTGA
- the LOC100272573 gene encoding uncharacterized protein LOC100272573, whose amino-acid sequence MATTQFAMVEELASLIKDNLHSKHLILSTEESLVAALQELHCREEDDGAADTIELQPAGAYHRLLLHRLAEIYGFAHESAGEGEDRHLVLQRCPETAIPSVLVSDMIWKFDNSDDFMSVVLTRNDTDFQKPQKADIVQKDISVKSSRLKDNTDSKPLRQPAVHPAASLKEREAAYRAARERIFSVDDAKGNDRSYVKCRQVPVVAQRMIAHALGQKVQNTTEAVASTESRGKHKQLPNGKSIPTHSRNNFCPVTPDNKEAVRNGRPNSAGCNSYQTPSSQRRHTTNTRAVTAEGLKKEQTGAAKRMFAHALGLSAARGSNGALPKPK is encoded by the exons ATGGCCACCACTCAGTTCGCCATGGTTGAGGAGCTGGCCTCGCTCATCAAGGACAACCTGCACAGCAAGCATCTCATCCTCTCCACCGAGGAGTCCCTCGTCGCAGCCCTCCAGGAGCTGCACTGCCGTGAAGAGGACGACGGCGCGGCGGATACGATAGAGCTCCAGCCTGCCGGGGCCTACCACCGCCTTCTCTTGCATCGCCTTGCTGAAATTTATGG GTTCGCGCATGAATCGGCCGGTGAAGGCGAGGATCGACATTTGGTCCTCCAGCGCTGCCCCGAAACAGCCAT CCCATCTGTTCTTGTTAGTGATATGATATGGAAGTTTGATAACAGCGATGATTTCATGTCTGTTGTGCTAACCCGAAATGATACAG ATTTTCAAAAACCTCAGAAGGCAGATATTGTCCAAAAAGACATTTCTGTTAAAAGCTCGCGTCTGAAAGACAATACAG ACTCGAAACCTCTGAGGCAGCCAGCAGTACATCCTGCAGCATCATTAAAGGAGAGGGAAGCTGCTTATCGAGCTGCTCGTGAGCGGATCTTCTCTGTGGATGATGCCAAGGGAAACGATAGGTCATACGTGAAATGTCGGCAGGTTCCTGTTGTTGCTCAACGGATGATTGCCCATGCACTCGGTCAAAAGGTTCAAAATACCACAGAGGCAGTTGCCTCCACAGAAAGCAGAGGAAAACATAAACAGCTGCCAAATGGGAAAAGTATTCCGACACATAGCAGGAACAACTTCTGCCCAGTTACACCAGATAACAAAGAAGCGGTTCGAAATGGTAGGCCAAACTCAGCTGGTTGTAACTCGTATCAAACTCCATCAAGCCAAAGACGCCACACAACTAATACTAGAGCTGTTACTGCTGAAGGCTTGAAGAAAGAACAGACTGGAGCAGCTAAAAGAATGTTTGCACATGCACTGGGTCTGTCTGCAGCTCGAGGAAGTAATGGTGCGCTGCCCAAACCGAAGTAA
- the LOC100384284 gene encoding uncharacterized protein isoform X1, translated as MIKNFIMNHSMRLSMFNEQSNLKFLAIADTRFSSAIVMLKRFIAIKDALSVMVVSEKWSAYREDNPRQAQFVKKIVNDLWWDKVRYFLSFTEPIYTMIRATDTDKPCLHLIYEMWDTMIEKVKSVIYRHEMKETHEESIFYSAVHDILVSRWTKSNTPLHCLAHLLNSKYYTDAWINEVLNRQAPHNDEEISEMRNTCFRRYFSGAELKKIKLQYANFSLFGPGFNSFDSLEDRSYMEPKMWWGIHGHSAPELKKLALKLLGQPASSSCAERNWSTYGLIHSSLRNRLNPGRAEDLVFTHQNSRLLSRKSDEYRCGPLAMWDVGADTFEADFEGGADFLEQADRYWMSHNLKKDCLKILRHWV; from the exons ATGATTAAAAATTTCATCATGAATCACTCCATGAGGTTGTCTATGTTCAatgagcaaagcaatctgaaattCCTTGCCATTGCTGACACAAGATTTTCCTCTGCTATTGTGATGTTGAAGAGATTTATTGCTATAAAAGATGCTCTTTCAGTGATGGTTGTGAGTGAAAAGTGGAGTGCCTATAGGGAAGATAATCCACGTCAGGCTCAATTTGTAAAGAAGATTGTGAATGATCTGTGGTGGGATAAAGTGCGCTATTTCCTTAGTTTCACTGAGCCTATCTATACAATGATACGAGCGACAGATACTGACAAGCCATGCCTCCATTTGATATATGAGATGTGGGACACAATGATAGAGAAGGTGAAGAGTGTGATCTATCGTCATGAAATGAAAGAGACACATGAAGAATCTATCTTTTACTCAGCTGTGCATGACATCTTGGTGAGTCGATGGACAAAAAGCAACACGCCCTTGCACTGCTTGGCACACTTACTAAATTCAAAGTATTACACTGATGCATGGATCAATGAGGTCCTCAACCGACAGGCTCCTCATAATGATGAGGAAATTTCAGAGATGAGAAATACTTGTTTCAGGAGGTATTTTTCTGGTGCAGAATTAAAAAAGATTAAGTTGCAGTATGCTAATTTCTCTTTGTTTGGACCTGGATTCAATTCATTTGACTCACTTGAGGATAGAAGTTATATGGAACCAAAAATGTGGTGGGGAATTCATGGCCATTCTGCTCCAGAATTAAAGAAGTTGGCACTTAAATTACTTGGACAGCCAGCATCATCTTCCTGTGCTGAAAGAAATTGGAGTACATATGGGCTGATCCATAGTTCATTGAGAAACAG GCTAAATCCTGGGCGTGCTGAGGATTTAGTTTTCACACACCAAAACTCGCGTCTTCTTTCTAGAAAATCTGATGAATACCGTTGTGGTCCATTAGCAATGTGGGATGTTGGAGCTGACACTTTCGAAGCTGATTTTGAGGGTGGTGCTGATTTTCTTGAGCAAGCTGATCGATACTGGATGAGCCATAACTTGAAGAAAGATTGTTTGAAGATCTTGAGGCATTGGGTTTGA